A single genomic interval of Natronoarchaeum philippinense harbors:
- a CDS encoding cation diffusion facilitator family transporter — translation MAGNSKSVVLAALVANGAIAILKFAGFLLTQSPAMLAETYHSLSDTGNQVFLLIGIRYGSRERDREHPFGYGKAQFFYSFLVSVFLFGIAGWESAKHGYKAVMHGETTAVEGSVTIPVIATEVPGVYVNYGVLLGAIVFETYALIKARAAMQAEIEEKGYSGYVEAFRKTSRTTLLTALTEDTIALAGLGLALGGIFLTRWTGNYIFDASAALLIGIMLMGFALALAWENKRLIIGESLPADEERALRSTIEGVGGVASIVGFRTVYFGPEEILVTADVAFDDGLDTTEIERAVADAEARVREQNPDVVKVYVEPEVRSAD, via the coding sequence ATGGCCGGAAACAGTAAGTCAGTCGTCCTCGCTGCGCTGGTCGCTAACGGCGCCATCGCTATCCTGAAGTTCGCCGGGTTTCTCCTGACACAGAGCCCCGCGATGCTGGCCGAGACGTACCACTCGCTCTCGGACACCGGCAATCAGGTGTTCTTGCTCATCGGCATCAGATACGGCTCCAGAGAGCGCGACCGGGAGCACCCCTTCGGCTACGGTAAAGCGCAGTTCTTCTACAGCTTCCTCGTAAGCGTGTTTCTTTTCGGCATCGCGGGCTGGGAGAGCGCCAAGCACGGCTACAAGGCGGTGATGCACGGCGAGACGACCGCCGTCGAAGGATCGGTGACGATTCCAGTGATCGCCACAGAGGTCCCCGGCGTCTACGTCAACTACGGCGTCTTGCTCGGCGCAATCGTCTTCGAGACGTACGCGCTGATCAAGGCCAGAGCCGCCATGCAGGCCGAGATCGAGGAGAAAGGATACAGCGGCTACGTCGAAGCCTTCCGCAAGACCAGCCGGACGACGCTTCTCACAGCGCTGACCGAGGATACCATCGCGCTGGCGGGGCTCGGCCTCGCGCTCGGGGGGATCTTCCTCACGCGGTGGACGGGCAACTACATCTTCGACGCCTCGGCGGCGCTGCTGATCGGCATCATGCTGATGGGCTTTGCACTCGCGCTGGCGTGGGAGAACAAGCGACTGATCATCGGCGAGAGTCTGCCGGCCGACGAGGAGCGCGCGCTTCGCTCGACGATCGAAGGCGTCGGCGGCGTCGCCTCGATCGTCGGCTTCCGGACCGTCTACTTCGGCCCCGAGGAGATCCTCGTCACGGCCGACGTTGCGTTCGACGACGGTCTCGACACTACCGAGATCGAGCGCGCCGTCGCCGATGCGGAAGCCCGCGTCAGGGAGCAGAATCCCGATGTCGTGAAGGTGTACGTCGAACCGGAAGTCAGGTCGGCCGACTGA
- the radB gene encoding DNA repair and recombination protein RadB: MNASEPISTGCSPVDELLDGGFERGTVTQVYGQPAAGKTNLALGAAVEVAADGGRAVYVDTEGISVDRFEQLLEARVGEDQSAVEAAAGRVVVESAHDFEEQAEAVRDAEEFAADADLIVVDSATGFYRLERTADANAGDALRQVASQVTHLLSLARKHDLAVVITNQVFSDPDSDRTRALGGHTLEHWTGTVVRVDRYRGGNRKATLEKHRAKPAGQTAQFRITDEGCVAVDEPAP, from the coding sequence GTGAACGCGAGCGAGCCGATTTCGACGGGCTGTAGCCCGGTCGACGAACTGCTGGATGGCGGCTTCGAGCGCGGGACCGTCACGCAGGTGTACGGCCAGCCCGCAGCGGGCAAGACCAACCTCGCGCTCGGCGCCGCCGTCGAGGTGGCCGCCGACGGCGGCCGCGCGGTGTACGTCGACACCGAAGGCATCTCCGTCGACCGGTTCGAGCAGTTGCTCGAAGCCCGCGTAGGCGAGGATCAATCGGCGGTCGAGGCCGCTGCGGGCCGGGTCGTCGTCGAGAGCGCCCACGACTTCGAGGAGCAGGCCGAGGCCGTCCGCGACGCCGAGGAGTTCGCCGCCGACGCCGACCTGATCGTCGTCGACAGCGCGACCGGCTTCTACCGGCTCGAACGCACCGCCGACGCCAACGCCGGCGACGCGTTGCGACAGGTCGCAAGCCAAGTGACTCATCTCCTGTCGCTGGCTCGCAAGCACGATCTCGCGGTCGTCATCACCAATCAGGTGTTCTCCGACCCCGACAGCGACCGCACCCGGGCGCTGGGCGGGCACACGCTGGAGCACTGGACCGGCACCGTCGTCCGCGTCGACCGGTACCGGGGTGGAAATCGCAAGGCAACGCTGGAGAAACACCGCGCCAAACCCGCCGGCCAGACCGCGCAGTTCCGGATCACCGACGAGGGCTGTGTGGCCGTCGACGAACCGGCACCGTAG
- a CDS encoding Vms1/Ankzf1 family peptidyl-tRNA hydrolase, with the protein MLDRVLGRASLKERIAELEDERDSLQNRLDAEQERRADAVSDRQDAQERVNRLEDKVTQLEDALDRTQDGDDDIDFRGVEELQGPRVDAVLDRLASVDAGPEGVMTAMVEETPSEPVREAFGERAPLVARAAPCLAVTDDAGVVSAALDVPAPPTRFERWSDGVELDREWFRPTGRYAVALVRADLFALGEYDGREQRSVSGFHSGVKSDHSKGGFSQGRFERLREEQIDEHLGKCRDRIAERKAERLYLLGDREAIDRLDVGAEATDAVDATGDPESALADAVREFFSVRLYRL; encoded by the coding sequence ATGCTCGACAGGGTGCTCGGCCGCGCGTCGCTCAAAGAGCGCATCGCCGAATTGGAAGACGAGCGCGACAGCCTGCAAAACAGGCTCGACGCCGAGCAGGAGCGCCGCGCCGACGCCGTCAGCGACAGGCAGGACGCCCAAGAGCGGGTCAACCGGCTCGAAGACAAGGTCACGCAGCTGGAAGATGCTCTCGATCGGACGCAGGACGGTGACGACGACATCGACTTTCGAGGCGTCGAGGAACTGCAGGGGCCGCGAGTCGACGCCGTCCTCGATCGGCTAGCGAGTGTCGACGCGGGGCCAGAAGGCGTCATGACCGCGATGGTCGAAGAGACGCCGTCCGAACCCGTCCGCGAAGCGTTCGGCGAGCGCGCGCCGCTCGTGGCCCGCGCGGCGCCGTGTCTCGCTGTCACCGACGATGCAGGCGTCGTTTCAGCCGCCCTCGACGTACCAGCCCCGCCGACGCGCTTCGAGCGATGGAGCGACGGCGTCGAGCTGGACCGTGAGTGGTTCCGGCCGACGGGGCGATACGCCGTCGCGCTGGTCCGCGCGGACCTGTTCGCGCTCGGCGAGTACGACGGGCGCGAGCAGCGCTCGGTCTCGGGCTTTCACAGCGGCGTCAAGAGCGACCACTCCAAGGGCGGGTTCTCGCAGGGGCGGTTCGAGCGCCTGCGCGAGGAGCAGATCGACGAGCATCTCGGGAAGTGCCGCGACCGGATCGCCGAGCGCAAGGCCGAGCGGCTGTATCTTCTGGGAGACCGCGAAGCGATCGATCGGCTAGATGTCGGCGCCGAGGCGACCGATGCCGTCGACGCGACCGGCGATCCCGAGTCGGCGCTGGCAGACGCCGTTCGCGAGTTCTTCTCGGTCAGGCTGTATCGGCTGTGA